Part of the Mercenaria mercenaria strain notata chromosome 8, MADL_Memer_1, whole genome shotgun sequence genome is shown below.
GATAACTATTTGATCCATCCTTTCTGTAACAGGGATTTAAATGAATGCAAGATCCAAATATaaactttacataattttaaatgtCACCAAGGGTGGTAGTAAGATATTTCTgtattaaaaatgtcagttttatgacCAGCAGACTTCTTATAATCAAGCTCCAATATAATGAGAGAACAAACAACATTGCTATGAACAATGAATATCAAAACATTCCTTATATAGTTTGTTACTTTACAATGgatttaaatagttttataaaATGATGTAACCTTTGATGCAATATAACAAGCAATAAATGTAAttcaacaaagaaaaaagaagaaaaacattgttacatACTAATGGagatgattttttctttttttcaaatgtgaTTCATGACCTCATTTGACTtcacataaatatttctttaataataatgCCATTCAATGGTGAAACTGAGCTTAATTTGACCTAAATATACATCAAGCTCATGTGCTGAAATGCTAGGACATAATTTACTATAATCTAAAGCCTATCACCCTATCTATGCTGCTTTTTTCTGACTATCTTTTGATCCGAACTTCTTTTTACGTAGTGAATGCATGTGCTTCATCATTTGGATACCTCCTGAAAGTGgacaaataatacattttatgggacatacaacaacaaaaatattcaaagcaGACAGCAGTGTGTATTGAATATCAACAAGCTTCCCAAATTGTTGTAATAAAGGCCCATCATACTAACAGAATCACAGATGCCAAGTGATATCAATATTAAAGTGAACAAAACTCACTGATCAAACTAAGATTTGTCTTATATATGCAGTTATACCGGAAAAAATTAATTTTGCCTAAAGTCATATCATTTCTATGAAGTAAAACACCTGATTAAGTTCAAAttgcaaatacatgtagtacCCTAAGTCATTGAGAGGACAAAGTCCCCTTTGgcaattttaaataattgaagGGACATGTCTGATCTGGCAGGTTTTCAATCTTAGGCTAGATTTTATACTGAACAATCTCTGTGTAAGTatagttgagaaaaaaaaaacacgtatgCTAGTTATTGAACAAACATGATCTATTTAGATTTATTTAATGATCTAACTGGTTATTGAACTTGCCCTTAGATAGAAAAAACTCTTAGTTACTGGATGGATACTGACACTTTTTGCAATTTTGACTTATACAAGGGATACAATTCTTGAGATAATAGGCAGAACAGGCTGGTTATTGGCCATAACTTAGATTTTATACTGAAACATCTTCTGTATggttgacatcaaagaaaaagtctCATGAAGATTAATCTTTATTTAAACAATTCTACGCCTTCTATAAGATTATTTTACTACAGTGTGCCACTGCGGTAATGCGCTTCAAAAGTAAGCTTTTAGAAAAACAGTATGTCCGACTAGAAAAACTGaagaagaaatttattttacttaccTAGCCCCAGTATTAGAAGATACAAATGTAAAAACCATGGGAAATAAAATGCAAAGTTTGCCGAGTTAGGCAGCTGTAAACTGAATTTCCCTGATTCTTCAAACAATGGTATAGACATGATCACTATGGTAcctgaaatatacaacatttattaaattatcaAATCATAGTTTTTTTTACCTTGTTCTCTTTACcaaatttttcatatttctgaAGTTAAAAATTGTCCACTTTCAGCAGTTTGGACTACAAATGTTCTCCGAGTGTTTTGGGTTTAGCACTATTTTTCAACTGTAATTCATTTTTGTAACGGCAGCTGCTTGCTTACCTAACTAATGTTCCTGAAGTCTGTACCAGTAACCTCATCTCCACAAGTAAtgcaaacttctccacatgaatcaaaaTTGAAAGACAAATGATTTCTGATGCAACGTCTTATATCAAAGTATTTAAATGTAGCATCACAAGCTATTCAAAACTTACGTCCCATTAAGTACACCAACCTAAGATTCGAACCTGATGTACATGTATGTGCCATAAACAAACATTGCTTATCTAGCATGGTTTGAAACCAATAAATTAACCCAATTACACTATCATTTTATAAGTCTATAATTACCTTCAAAAAGAATTCCTAATGGATAAAGAGGTATCCAGGCTGTATAACGTAACCATGTTATCATTTTCACATCCATTCCTATActtgaaaacatgtaaaatgggtatctgcaaaaaaaataaaacagtgaaaatttttatttcttttcttctggcaagaatttttgtttgtttcttgggTTTAAACAATATCTTTGTTGCTTTGGATTAAAATCATACCAACACGGCTGCTTTCCTGGAAGACCCAAGACCCTTCAGCTATTATTTCAGCCACACCAGGGACACTTGCCCAATGGAAAATAATGCACAGAAAGTAAAACAGGGCAACATATCTGAAAGACTGGGTATTTTTGCCAAATAAGTCATTCAAACTATTGCACCACAGAAATTCACTTCGGCAAATCTTAATAAGGGTACAGCTGCGAAATAAACACTAGATTATGTCTGATGAGAGATGTGGAAGGGGGGGGattacaaagatttttttctttttgggaagGGGAGGGGGATTATCCATATTATGATTAATAATCCAAGTAAACAAACCCATGCTGAATATTATTCTATACTTCATGACAAAATCAATCTTTTTGAAATAAGTACAACACAAACTTTCAGGTCTATTATGCAAATTTGACAGAGTCAAGGGCAGCAAGTCTTGTCTGACAGAGTAAAATCCTAAACAAAACCTCTGGTCCACAAGGTCACATGTTGAATAACAATCATGTAATGTCTGATTAcacttggtcaaatactttttgacaaaGCTGCAAAATTTTGTCTGACAGAAGACAGCATCTGACAGAAGATGGCATCTTGGAAATGGCTACATGTAACTGTTCATCCCTGCCTAACCAAAATTTTGGCATAAAGACAATTTAGGTGAGATGACCTACAGATCAAGATGAATGAAACAACTAATCTAGAAGAGCAGTGTACCTGAAGCTTCTATTAGCACTGAATTTCATGCCATTACTTTTATCGGCCAACGGCTTTTAAAGTTTAGTTAACTTTTCAAGCTACCTGATATGTAACCTCTTTTATCCAACACAGAAATGAATGGGTCAAATGTGAATAACTGATTGGAACAGAAAAactatttgagctgtgccatgagaaaaccaacatagtggctttgcgaccagcatggatccagaccagcctgcgcatccgcgcagtctggtcaggatccatgctgttcgctttcaaagcctactgcaattagagaaaccattagcaaacagcaaggatccatgctggtcacaaagccactacgttggttttcccatggtgcggctcatttagaGAATAATACCTGATTAATTCTACAGTTGACCAAGTCATCAATAAGTACCATACTACCGGAGCTATCTGTAATCTGACATCTTGTAGTACCAACAAGAACAAAATCAAATTTCGACCCCCTACCTGTAATAAAAAGACACAAATGTTCCAGAAATGGTAACAGAATTAGTTTTTTTAAATCCTTAATACAAGTAATGAATGGCAAAGTAGGTCAAAGCCATCTTTATTATTAAGCTgaaacctgtgaccttgacctatcacCTACTTTCCCCTAAAACAATAGTGGGCTATCTATCAATCACAGGCAATTATCATATGAAGTAAAATCATATTGTTAGACCAAGCACTCCTTAGTTCCTtactggaaacaaaatggcccaacatatatatatatatacagtgtatCAGCAAAACAATATCCCTATCTTAGGGACTTAGTTCTAATAAACTGGCAGTatgccagatttttttttattattatttagctGGGTTTAGTTGGTCAAGTCAATTTTACACAGTCCAGGCTATACAGCAACTTTACAGATTCAGTGAAAGAGAATGCCACCAGGTGTCTCTTTTGGAATTTAACAGGTATGTGTTgacacttgggtagaaccactaacATGAAGATCCAAGTCAGGCACACATAATGACAAGAAAAAGGTTTAACATCACAATGACACAGTTATTggtcatatgagccgtgccatgagaaaaccaacatagtgggtttgcgaccagcatggatccagataagcctgcgcattcgcgcagtctcgtcaggatccatgctgtttgctttcaaagcctattgaaattagagaaaccgttagcaatcagctggtcacaaagccactatgttggatttctcatggcgcggctcatatgacaaCTTCTCAACTGATCATTTATTAATTCAGGAATGGTTAGAACCACAACCTTCCACAAGCTAGCTTCATTGCTTTCTCACATGGAAAAATTCTACAAGATTTCAAACCCAAAGTGGTGAGAGGCAAGTACATAtaattcaaagtcagcaacctaGACCACTGAGCCATGCAGGTCCTTGCAAGTGATTCTAGTAAGTGAAAGAGATTTACCACTGTCACTTGGCCAGAAGTCTGGAATGTCTGTCACAACATTACCCAATAACCAATAAATTTCACTAATGCATAAAATCTATTCATTGCCAGATACCTGAAGTAGAGGTGCTAAAGCTCCTGTTTTGACTAAACCAAGGAGTGGATGGATAACTTCTAGCACCGCAGCTGTCTGACAGAACATTATCTGGTATCCTACCATCTCAAATGCCTTCTCTTTTgcaactaaaaaacaaaacaaaaacaagagggtcattgaccctaaagcgctcacctgtgtacaaggcttcaaatgtgtttgtataagtacaaaAGCCTATAGTTAGTACATGTCAGaaacaggggcgtggccatttttttttactttacggCACTAATTTagacaagtatggtatacataaagggaaaagtgaccacgcctcctggcagccatgctttttgacaaatcggaataatttgaacaatcgtggtagagagtcacacaagaaccatttgtgtaaaattatttttaaattgggctagcagttttacacaagatttttaaagtttccactatatacatatagggaaaaatgaccgcGCCCTCCGGCGGctatgtttttttataaatttggaataatttgaacaatcttggtaaagggtcacgcAAGggctatttgtgtaaaattattctaaaatcgggccagcagtccacacaagaagatttttaaagtttccactatgtacatacagggaaaagtgaccacgccctctggcggccatgaaTTTTGacgaattaaaataattttaacaatcttggtagagtgtcacacaaggaccatgtgtaaaattattttaaaattggaccagcaatttcacacaagaagatttttaaagtttccactatatacatatagggaaaagtgaccacgccctctggcggccatgttttttgacgaatcaatataatttggacaaactttgtagagggtgacataaggaccatttgtgtgaaattatttcaaaattggaccatcggtttaggagaggtcattagaagatttttctatttttagctctggctgcctcTATGTataaccaagcggaaccgtttgaacaactctggtagaggaccatccatgccaagtttcataaaaatccattcagtggttatggaggagatgtcttttaaacacagcTGTTGATGACGGACAGATGCATGGATGCaagacggacacagcgtgatcacaatagctcaccctgagcaatgctcaggtgagctaaatatcaaataaattcaaCACTGGAAgaaatactatgaaatcatctGGTTTTGTGGGAGTAAAATTTAAGGTTTGTGCAAAAACGGCTATATTAAGAAATCGTGAGTTCATGTTTTGATCTTGATTCAGGGACTGGCACGAGCATGTGTATCAGTCcgtcaaaataataatttaacattCATATAGTCATGCCATTTAATTCATTTCGTGATATAAAACTAAGCACTAGTCTGTAAGTATTACTAAGTATATTCACCTTttcaaaaattcattattttttactGACAAGATGCACACATCGCGTTAAGAATTTGTGATTTGGTACTAAGCAACAAATTCAGCACATCTTAAGAAATGATATTGGGAGTTCATAAGTGCAAGGTGAACAAGATTAAAACGAAAAtcacaaaaagggccataactccataaGATTATGAAACACAGAATGTCTTACCTGAGCCTAGTTTGAGGAAGTTGTAAGACAAGACAGTCACAATATAGAGGAACCCAACAAACTGTAGGAAATTGTATGTAAACAAATATGTAGCCTTCATGTCTATTGATTTCactgcaaacataaaacaaagctcatgaaaacataataaaatttccttttaaaagttgaACAAATGTTTGAGATGAATTACATGTttgtcaaatgaaaaacaaaatgtgtttactgtTTACATATTGAGGGCTGAGCATGTAACTATTTTACATGAACCTtgtccttttatttttttttttttttgttgggtttaacgtcgcaccgacacaattttaggtcatatggcgactttccagctttaatggtggaggaagaccccaggtgcccctccgtgcataatttcatcacgacgGGCACctggtagaactaccgaccttccgtaagccactgATGGCTTACCTCACTGAAGATTACTAcgcccaaatgaggtttcgaacccacatcgatgaggcaAATggttgaagtcaacgactctaaccactcggcacGGAGCCCccttttatttatctttatttgtaaACACGCTAGATAGTTTTGCACTAACCTTGATGTTGATAAGATATAACCATAATCCTCCATGGTAACCAAAATCAAGATTGTCACAACAGATCTGTATAAAATATCCGGAATTAAATCTTAACTTTTAGTCCGCGATTCTTCCTTTgtaaccagtgcagaccaagataacagatcatgatctgcactgttcgccatccaATCGATATCTTTTttgttagcaccccttttaacagttaatggtactgtccaatttgaaagatggacaagttcattatagaaatttagcagggtaagggttaaaactaaATTCTTACTGCATGACAAATGCTGTAGAccacattttatcatatttttttttcaagtctttCGTGTTTTTATACATGAAGCTTTTAAATTC
Proteins encoded:
- the LOC123522861 gene encoding very-long-chain (3R)-3-hydroxyacyl-CoA dehydratase 3-like, which codes for MAGTLRPFVFWGQKNDSISLKIDLRDVTIDNVNLTEDRLETSFEGVGAQGHNKYSFELDFYLPVDTENSKVRTTDRAVEFSIKKKGAEVWPRLTEKQEKLPWLKIDFDKFAFEDDDDSEEDAEKMAAEEIMRKLEKDLKENSVKSIDMKATYLFTYNFLQFVGFLYIVTVLSYNFLKLGSVAKEKAFEMVGYQIMFCQTAAVLEVIHPLLGLVKTGALAPLLQVGGRNLILFLLVLQDVRLQIAPVVWYLLMTWSTVELIRYPFYMFSSIGMDVKMITWLRYTAWIPLYPLGILFEGTIVIMSIPLFEESGKFSLQLPNSANFAFYFPWFLHLYLLILGLGGIQMMKHMHSLRKKKFGSKDSQKKAA